From a single Apium graveolens cultivar Ventura chromosome 2, ASM990537v1, whole genome shotgun sequence genomic region:
- the LOC141696664 gene encoding uncharacterized protein LOC141696664, whose product MPIGIPRILVTNNGRKFDNSKFREYCNDNSIELHFISVAHPQANGQEEVANRIILDGLKKMAVVPLEITHGSIRIKAYERETSEEGMRLALDLIDKVRDEANARNAEL is encoded by the exons ATGCCGATTGGGATTCCACGCATCCTTGTCACAAATAATGGGCGAAAATTTGATAATTCAAAATTTAGGGAGTATTGCAATGATAACAGCATAGAGCTTCACTTCATCTCGGTTGCACACCCACAAGCAAACGGGCAGGAGGAAGTTGCTAAtagaatcatccttgatggacttaagaaaaTG GCCGTGGTGCCTCTCGAGATCACCCATGGATCAATTAGGATAAAAGCTTATGAACGAGAGACCAGTGAAGAAGGGATGAGGCTCGCTCTCGATCTCATTGACAAAGTCAGAGATGAGGCCAATGCCCGCAATGCGGAGCTTTAa